TGTGGAAACGTGTACAAGAGCATtaagtgtgcacacacacacacatttacagatTCACACATGTACAAACTACACATAGGCAGACATAATGTATACAAGCACACACAGTTATGTTTTTGGAGTGGAGAGCTGTTCTACCTCAGTAGCTTACAGACTATTTGTCTtgatgcatgcatgcacacacctattcattctgacctctgacctctcatgTTCCACTAGGGTCTTGCTAAGCATCATGTACCTGATGGTGGAGACCATCCGTCTACAGACAGAGGACGACAGGCCAGAGTGGAGAACTGCCAGAGAGGCCTTCAAGACTGAACTGGgtttgtgtttgtgcgtgtgtgtgtgtgtgcgtgcactgtAAGACGTTTCTGTAATTTCAACAGTAAAACACTGTAGAAGGCAGTAAAATGCCATACATGTGTTTTACAGCACATCAAGACTTTAATTTCAACAGCAAAACACCGTGAAATGCACAGTAAAATACCTTAAATGTGTTTTACAGGATTAATGATGGTGCATTGTGGGTTAATGTTGTGAGCTGGGAAAGAGTCTTGCTCATTAACATGCTGTATTTTAATGTGTGCCTTTTAAGAGCCTGTATTTGTTGCACCCgtgagtgagaatgctgtacccACCCAgaatacagtaatatactgtattttaggaATTCTACAAACCTTTTACTGTAGATTTTCAGGACCTTACTGGCCAATTGCTGGCAGTAATTGACTGTAATTCAGAATACAGTATTGTTGTCTTTTAAGAGGCTATATTAGTGAGAATGCTATACGAATTTAACTGATATGTGATAGTAGTTCCCTAACAATGACATTAATATAGGGAACAGATCAGAGTTAGCCTGGCTGACGTGACCCACGTGACGACACAGCTCGAGAGCTGGCCTCTGCCAGACTAGATCAGAGTGGCAGTGAGTCTTACACCTTTAATGGTTGAATATTTAACGATGTCCATTCAATCGGTTTCGCCCTGTAATAACagccagtttggaagcctttgtttaGGCCTCTAGAAGGCCTAAacaagtgatataaaacaccaaaTGTTCATAAATATGATGTAATATTCAAATACGTAGCAGCCAACCTTCTCGCTCCAATCCCTTGTAGTTACAGTAAAATACTGCAATAATTACTTTCAGTTTATTAGGCACCTTTACTGTATTGGACtgtgtttcatttttttaaactaggcaagtcagttaagaacaaattcttattttcaatgatggcgtaggaacagtgggttaactgcctgttcaggggcagaacaacagatttgtaccttgtcagcttagggatttgaacttgcaaccatccggttactagtccaacgctctaaccactaggctaccctgccttctCATTTCTTTGACATTATAGACATTTACAGGAAGGAGACGTCAAGCCACCGTGAATATCTCAGTAATGTTTTGGCACTATCCAGAGATAGTCAGAGAGATATCATAAGATATCTTGCTGTAATAACTATTATTTTGAAGACCAGCGTATCCTTAACTACAACAATATTTTCATTAATGACAAgagtgcctgctaaatgaccCAAATGTAAAAATGAAAACTTGCAAAGAACACTGGGTGATTACAGATTTATACCGTAATTGTTATTGGTACTGTAATTTAGATTACACTAACTGACTTGGTAGTGTACATTAGATTACAGTAACAGTTTTGCTACCGTAAAATGGATTACAGTAGCTGTACTGTAAAAGAAAGTACAGTAACTTACTGGCCAATTGCTGCCAGTAAGTTACTGTAAATTATACAGGAAATGTTTTAGTGTGTACGCTGTATGTGTGTGCTGGCTGTTgaccctctcctctaacctcagGTTCTCCTCTGTACAACGGAGAGCCATTTTCCCTGTTGCTCTTCACCATGGTGACCAAGTTCTGCAGTATGAATGCTCCACACTTTCCCATGAAGAAGGTCCTGCTCCTGCTCTGGAAGACCATCCTGGTCAGTAAGCTACAGCACCGACACCATTACCTGTCCCTTTAGTAGGCTAGCCGCTCCGTAACAGAGGTATTTCATCCACCACTAGTATAAATTCAAAACTCTTGCTAGAATGACGTTGGAACCGGAGTGTCAGGCTCGACTGGCTCCCGCAATGGAATCGATGGGTTCGTTTGCCAATAGCTGCACAGAGCTCTGTCCGTGTGTTCATGTACATCTCTGTGGCTTTCtgtgtccgtctgtgtctctGCGTGTCACAGTTCACCATGGGGGGCTTCGAGGAGCTCCAGGAGATGAAGgttcgagggagagagaggctgagccTGCCCCCCCTGCCTGAGGACAGCATCAAGGTAATTCGGAGCATGAGAGCAGCCTCTCCTCCAGCCTCGGCAATGGAGCTCATCGAGCAGCAACAGCAGGCCAAGAGAGGACGCCGCAGCCGCAGGGTACGTATTATGCAGCcattatatcacacacacacacacgctttacacacacacacacacacactcactcacacacacacactcactcacacacacacacacactcacacactcacacacacacacactctctcacacacacacacacacacacacacacacacacacacctgtgcgcTAGACTCACTTGACTGAATACACACCTGATGTGTTCTAACAGCGAGCCTAACTAAACCCGTGCAGTCACAGCCTCACGGCGCCACGCCCTCTAACAAGCATGGATTGCTCAGCCTGACTGTAGCAGTAGAGAATGTGACTAGGAGCTATGTGCACACCCTCGGTGTACTGCATTCCCCCTGACACGTTTGTTCTTTTAACTTCTTCCTCTAATCCCAACTGTGCTGTTTTTAGACTGGGGCTCTGACTTCACCAGGCTCTCAACCGCCCTCCTCTTCCTTGTGTCCCTGCAGAGTGCCTTTGTTGATAGCTTGGAAGGAGACAGTCCCTTTCCCAAGAAGCAGGTCTTTACCCACTTTCCCTCTGCATTTTCTCTGCCTCGGGCTGGTTCTTGCACCTTCTATTCCTCCACCTCTTTCTTTTCCTCTTCCTCTTAttccttgtcctcctcctcctcttcctccttccccttTTCTCCTCCTTCACTGCGCTCTGCACTGTATGGGTGGGTACAGAGGCGGGGCTGGCTGTGGTCGAGGTCCCTGCGGACACGACGGGAGCTTTCCTCTCGTCTCCATCTCCACCGGGTTGTTAGGCCGCCAGCGTATCGCTGTAGAACAACAGTTCACTGCAGGCTTCTTTCCCACCACGCAGCTGAATGGCTTGTTCTCCATGGGATATGAGTCATGTAGGTCTATGCTGGTCACACTGCTTCCGTTACCTCTGTTGCTCTCCTCGCCAGCACACAGTCTACCTGACGACTACTTACTACCACCACACCGCCATACGTTGCATTGCACTGGCGCTCCACTGCTATTAAATGCAACCCCCTTTGCCTGATGCTTGTTGCATTGATGATGCCGCAGTCATTCATTAAAACTATGGAAGTGGTTTGAGATTATTGGGGTTTGTGTTTGTATGACTCATTATGGTTGTAATTGGAATGTTTAACACCTGAATATGGAGTTGGGCCCAAAGGTTCCTCAGGTTTTTTACTGGGAGTTTCTGTAACTTTTTTGTTTTGGAGTGCAGCCTTATGGTAGGTAAGTCTTGAGTATTGCTTGGGGTTGAAGTgggaagcctgtgtgtgtgtgtgtgtgtgtgaggggacgGCCTCTTTCATGCCCCCTGCTGGTTGTTCTGGTTTCCAGCCCCTGGTAAAGCAGGACAGCCTAGACACGTACAACGAGCGAGACCCCTTTAAGAACGACGACGCACGCGACGAGGAGGAGGATGGCGAGGATGCCGACAGTGGCATCGAGGGCGAGGTGGACCCCCTGGACCGTGATGTCATCATCCAGCCGCCACCCCCACCGCCCCCGCTCAGACCCCCCACTGAGAGAGCGTCCCTCCCCAAGGGTCTGCCCTGGGCCCCCAAAGTCAGGTAAGGCTGGAACGCCCAGTTCCAAACAAACCTCTCGCCCCTCGCCATAACTCTTAACCCTTCTGTGTTTGCAGATCTGAAGGGATTGGATAGGTGTAATATAGCGGAAGCTCCCCAAACACCATCAGAAGGCAGGGTGGATCGATCACTTTATTGCTTACCTCAGGCCTGCAAACTCAAGTGATAGCATACAAAATCAAATGTACACTGGGTTCTAGTTTTGTTATTCTACACACTCGTGCTGCTGATAGTGCCCCCTCTGTTTAGGAGGACTCAAAGTAACCCACCTCAGTCACTCATACAGTAACAGCCAGCTCCCCCTCgcaagataggcctctgtctaCACATTAGTGACAGTGGCctatctcgtgtgtgtgtgtgtgtgtgtgtgtgtgtgtgtgcgtgggtggacTTGGCAACATAAATAATAATTTAGCACATGAGGTGGAGTTCCAGATCCCAATATCACACAGTGTACAGAGGCAGCATCGAGTGTGACTGATGAGGCTTTAAGCAGCCAACACGGCAccctaaagtgtgtgtgtgcaaacacaAGATGGATGTCTGTGGGAGAGGAGATGCATCATCTGGTTAGCAGCCGCACGTCTTTGATCAGTCTGTTTAGATAGTATCTCGACAAGCCCGGGAAACCAGACTAGGAAACACAGTAGGTCTCGTAGTGGCATCAGTGAGAAGGTGAATCTCAGACTGGGGGGGTTAGTGAGGGGCAGCAGGCCTCTATCGAATCTATCGGTCTGTctccacagagagaaagacatcgAGCACTTCCTGGAGACCAGCAGGAACAAGTTCATCGGCTTCACTCTGGGAAAGTGAGTGTCGCtttcactgtgttgttgtctgacaGGCTCGCTCCACGTAGTACACTGCCATGTGTGGTCCTAGTTATTGCAGTGCCAGTGACTGTTCTCTCTCGGCTGCAATGTTTTTCTTTTCTAGTGACACAGAGACACTGGTCGGTCTTCCTAGGCCCATACACGAGAGTGTCAAGACCCTCAAACAGGTAAGGGGGAGATACATCTCTCTTGTCCTTCCTCTTctgtcctttctccctctcctccgtcGCTCTCGCTCCACCAGGATCGAGTGTTACACCGGTGACGAAGCATTGACCGTTTATTTGACCTAGCTGGTCAATATCCCTGGACGTTGACATCCCACTTGGACATCTAATTGTGTGTTTTGAACTGACTGTGAAACACGGTTACACTGAGGAATGCCCTTCTGTGTGTCAACCTGTGAATACTAATGAACGCCCGTTCAAAGCCGCTTCTGTTTACACACCGGGCGCTGCCTGACGAGATAATGTCGGAATACTATGGTATATCGCCATGGTGATGTCTCATTGAAAAGGTGTGAAGTGGAATAGAATGGATTGTGGTTATGAAGTGCTTTGCGCTGGCTCTCCTAGTGCTTTGTATTGTGGCTAACTCACCCAATCCAACACCATGCTCTCTTTTCCCTCCAGCACAAATATGTCTCTATAGCTGAGATGCAGATCAAGAGGGAAGAGGAGCTTCAACAGTGTCCCATGACCCTGGTCAGTGACGTTTCTCACTGTTGACTTTATATGAAATGACAGGAACTCCTCTATTTGAATGAGTTTAATGCTAGGCTAAAACTATACTGGAAaatgaagtgggggggggggctgtcaatGTTTTGACCCCTAGTTGCACCACACCTCCCAAAAGCATAATGTCTGCTCAATGtctacatttttacatttgaaaACTGTAGGGCTttttgtgttttatgttgtaAATTTGTCTTTGTAATAacatttgaattctatctctctTCTAAAATAGATTCTTAatctcaatgagactaacctgGTCAAATAGAAATATGATCTTTCATTTTCTACGTGTTGGAACAGGGCTCTGTGAATGGAAACAAGATGACTATAGACCGTGTGTAACTCATATCGTGTGGTGTTGTTGTCGTGTCAGGGAGAAGAGGATGTGGATGAGACCCCAACAGAGATCCTGTATCTGGGAATGCTTCCTAACCTGTCTCAGTATGTGGTGAGGACATCTACGGTTATATTCTGCTCTACCAAGACACTTCACATGGCATCATCTCTTGCTTTGCATCTCAAAAATCATAGATTGTTACTAAGTATTTGCTGTCTAGACCTGTCATGTTTCCGAGCTGAGAGGTTGAAAGCTAAAAACCCACGTTGTATTGATCAGATTGCCCTTCTGAAGCTGCTGCTGGCTGCAGCACCTACCTCCAAGGCCAAGACGGACTCCATCAATATACTGGCTGATGTGCTGCCAGAGGAGATGCCGTGAGTGTAATAGCCTTgtgcctctccttgttccctCATGGCCATCTTTGCCGTTCATGCTTAAGTTGAGTGATGGCGATAAGGAGGACATGTAATATAGTTTGTTCATAGATAAAGTCAATGACTATAGATTTGTCATGTCATGGGATTTTGTTGCTATGAATCAcataaaaggtgtgtgtgtgtgtgtgatggcagaATCACGGTCCTCCAGAGCATGAAGCTGGGTATTGACGTGAACAGACACAAGGAGATCATTGTCAAGGCCATCTCTGCACTTCTGCTGCTGCTCCTCAAGCACCTGAAACTCAATCACATCTACCAAGTAAGCCCACCTACCACCCCTACTGgtctttccttctctctacctctctctctctttctctgtcccccccccccccccccccccttcacaccCCAGGTCAGCCactatctctcgctctccatccctttctctcccccaccccctcaggTCTGCCGCTGCTCTCTTGCTCTCATCTCTTCCAGTGgggtagtggagggtaaacgcaATTGAACCACTTTTGCagaaaaatgcattgaaaataTAGGAAGCGTTACTTTTTTTTTACACCACAGCAGGCGAACAGTTTACCCCACCTTTCCCACCCTCACACACGAAGTCAGCCTCcattctctctcatctccctgcctTCCACATTCACCACCACatttctctcgctttctgtcttcATCTCCTCTCACATCCCCCACCCATTTGGCTCCTGGCAGCCGACAACACAGATCCTGCACTGGAATGATAGGCACACAGTCAAAGGTTCATACATCTCCCtgcacacagagagggaggcaggatagagggaggcaggatagagggaggcaggatagagggaggcaggatagagggaggcaggatagagggaggcaggaggagggttggagaaGTACCATCAGACAAGAAATGGGTACATAGCCGCACCATCCATTTTCCAAAATGCAAAGCTGAGCTCCTTCCAAAATCTGCTCTTGTAAAGGAGGATTATAATTCCTATTTTGGGCCGATTAGCTTCATGTATCGTCGTCCTACTGCTGCTTCTCCCTGAGACGAGAGAATTTGTCTCTCTTCAGCACGCGAAACCATGTACCTTTTTTTAAAAGGGATTGGTTCAAGGTTGACTTTTTGGCACGCAACCACTATTGATAGGTAGTGAATTGTCTTCAGAGAGAAATGGAGCATCTGTTCTTTTGACAATAGTGTGCTTATACCTGGCAGCAGGTCAGGACTGTTCTGTCAAATCCTACATGAAAAAGGAGCTAGTTCCCCATTTAATAGGATGAAAGATGAACAAAGCTGGATGTAAAATTATAGTAGCGCCATCTACTGCCCAAAATGATTACCTTCACTCTTATTTCCCACGACCAACTGCCAAATGAAGCTTGTTACAAAGATGCATTATTGCAACGGCAAAACCCAGCTCAGTGAAAGGGTTAAATGAGTCTGCCTATGGCTCCTATGCTGCTGGCGCAGAGCTGAGTACTTCCAGGGAGAGCAGATTGGCTAAATCCTCTGATTGGAACCCCCGTCATTCCCATCGTGAGAGTGTAAAGGGGTTGTCATTTCCGAGTGTCTTTTACACCCCAAAAGTCAGATAACAGAATGCTCATCATTGTTCCTGCTTTGAATTCATAGGCACACAGCAGTAATAGTAGCTGTGCTAACAAAAAGTGGTCTTGAACGGTCTTTTGATCGTAAACGATTGCATAGAATGTAGAAAAGAGGAGAATTCGGTCTATTCCTGAACTCTGCAGGCTGCTCATAAAATATAAAAAGACTGGGGGTTGGAGGGTTAATCTTTTATTATTTAATGGATATGCATTTTTATTATTAGGAGTTAAAGGGCTAGTGGGCCTCAGTGCTTTATCTGGTCCTCCGTGGTTCCTGTGCACTAAAGACAGTCAGTGACTTTGCAGTGACCTTgtacttcctgtctctctctctcgctctctttatctccctttccctctccctctccctccagttTGAGATTGTCTCTCAACACCTGGTGTTTGCTAACTGCATCCCACTCATCCTCAAGTTCTTCAACCAGAACATCATGTCTTACATCAGTGCCAAGAACAGGTAGGACTCACTGACTACAACCAACTACCACTTAGATTCTGCCACAGTGCCAGAGGTGCATCTGCACCCACATAAAGGCATGGCTTCCGACTGCCAGGTATTTGTTTCCTGCTCATAAAAGACACCAGCGGCTGAGGGGTGGAGGTGCCaaaacacaggggggggggggggggatcaggtgTGGTTGGCAAATATGTCTCTCTCACCTCAATGACAGGTGTAACACCACTGTTGACACAAAGATGGGCTGTAGTAATACTCTCGTTTGTGCTCTCATTGTAGTATATGTGTGCTGGACTTCCCTCACTGTGTGGTCCACGAGATGCCTGAGCTCACGGCTGAGAGCTTGGTGAGTTCAGATCGCAAACCCATGTGTTTACATCAGACTGTTCAAATGTTAAAAGACCTGGCTATGGGTTTGGTTCATCTGTTGGCTGTGATTAGACACTGGCCGTGTCCGGCTACCCATCCTAAACACTAGTCCGTTATACATGTATTCTTTGTGGGCGTTTTCAATTCTCCTAACCCTGTTGTTGCCTGTGATTTGTAGGAAGCTGGAGACAGTAATCAGTTCTGCTGGCGTAATCTCTTCTCCTGCATCAACCTGCTGAGGATCCTCAACAAGCTGACTAAGTGGAAACACTCCAGGACCATGGTGAGAGAGACCTGGTCCTGCGTCTCTTTATGATCATATGTCCCTTATTCAGTACCCACTTGTAGAACCTATCAGATCCGTTCAGATCTACAAGAGTGCCTAGGGTGTACAGGCTAGAGGACAGTTTAGAATTCAAAGATTTGTGACGGGACATTTTTGAGATCCACTGTGTccttctcttccacctcctctctcagATGCTGGTGGTGTTCAAGTCTGCTCCCATCCTGAAGAGGGCGCTGAAGGTCAAACAGGCCATGATGCAGCTGTATGTCCTCAAGCTGCTCAAGATCCAGACCAAGTACCTGGGCCGCCAGTGGAGGAAGAGCAACATGAAGACCATGTCAGCCATCTACCAGAAAGTACGACACAGGCTCAATGATGACTGGGCCTATGGCAACGGTAAGATGCAGAGGAAATAAACTATTGAACGGCATACCTGAAGTCAACTCTTAATTCACTGGTCTGTAGGAGATGTGAAAGCTATGCAACGAATCAGAATTTGATGATGAATGTGAAATGAAATGCGGTAGGTACATACTATGTGCCTTTGATTATTGATCTCCGTAACGGAAAGTCCAATCAGCCAACTGCTGTAAGATGAAGGCCGGTAACTAAGGATGTGTTGCCATAGCAACCAAACCAGGGACCAGCTAGGGGTGAGAGGCCCTCAGAGAAAAAGAGACGACTGTCTGTCATCACATGTCTCAGGTTCTATTCTCAATGGACCAGatggacagagggaaagagaggagagagctccATTGGTTCTtcgaatcaaatgttattggtcacgtacacctggttagcagatgttaatgctagtgtagcaaaatgcttgtgcttttagttccgacagtgcagtaatatctaacaagtaatctaacaattccccaacaactacctaatagacacaaatctaaagggctgaatgagaatatgtacatgtaagtatatggatgagcgatggccgagcggcacaggcaaggtgcagtagatggtataaaatacagtatttacggtcattaaaacttgtttttcaaccactccacacatttcttgttaacaaactatagttttggcaagtcggttaggacatctagggcatctgtatgacacaagtaatttttccaacaattgtttacggacagattatttcacatataattcactgtatcacaattccagtgggcctgaagtgtacatacactcagttgactgtgcctttaaacagcttgggaaattaaaaacaattatgtcatggctttagaagcttctgataggctaaattacatcatttgagtcaattggaggtgtacctgtggatgtatttcaaggcctaccttcaaactcagagcctccttgcttgacatcatgggaaaatcaaaataaatcagccaagacttcagaaaaaaatgtgtagacctccacaagtctggttcatccttgggagcaatttccaaacgcctgaaggtaccacgttcatctgtacaaacaatggtacgcaagtataaacaccatgggaccatgcagctgtcatatcgctcaggaagaagatgtgttctgtctcctattgatgaacttactttggtgcgaaaagtgcaaatcagtcccagaacaacagcaaaggaccttgtgaagatgctggaggaaacaggtacaaaagtatctatatccacagttaaacaagtcctatatcgacat
Above is a genomic segment from Oncorhynchus kisutch isolate 150728-3 linkage group LG19, Okis_V2, whole genome shotgun sequence containing:
- the LOC109879107 gene encoding striatin-interacting protein 1 homolog isoform X3, whose protein sequence is MQADEMESSMESPNLEFEYGDTDSLTAELSEIYSYTEEPEFALNRDYFEEDFRSHVRGRRWIELGQEQQRAYVMRLLDALEVTDRDKRLKVARAILYLAQGVFDECDTDTDVIHWSRHNVFLLYDMGVFTALLELLSMEMDNNQACSSAVRKPAISLADSTELRVLLSIMYLMVETIRLQTEDDRPEWRTAREAFKTELGSPLYNGEPFSLLLFTMVTKFCSMNAPHFPMKKVLLLLWKTILFTMGGFEELQEMKVRGRERLSLPPLPEDSIKVIRSMRAASPPASAMELIEQQQQAKRGRRSRRSAFVDSLEGDSPFPKKQPLVKQDSLDTYNERDPFKNDDARDEEEDGEDADSGIEGEVDPLDRDVIIQPPPPPPPLRPPTERASLPKGLPWAPKVREKDIEHFLETSRNKFIGFTLGNDTETLVGLPRPIHESVKTLKQHKYVSIAEMQIKREEELQQCPMTLGEEDVDETPTEILYLGMLPNLSQYVIALLKLLLAAAPTSKAKTDSINILADVLPEEMPITVLQSMKLGIDVNRHKEIIVKAISALLLLLLKHLKLNHIYQFEIVSQHLVFANCIPLILKFFNQNIMSYISAKNSICVLDFPHCVVHEMPELTAESLEAGDSNQFCWRNLFSCINLLRILNKLTKWKHSRTMMLVVFKSAPILKRALKVKQAMMQLYVLKLLKIQTKYLGRQWRKSNMKTMSAIYQKVRHRLNDDWAYGNDIDARPWDFQAEECALRESIEKFNSRRYDKNQNGEFAPVDNCLQSVLGQRVELPEDFHYSYEMWLEREVFSQPIQWEGLLQQAQ
- the LOC109879107 gene encoding striatin-interacting protein 1 homolog isoform X1, producing the protein MQADEMEVPIINNINSNCNKQRPLPNGRDVFKNLLKDWESSMESPNLEFEYGDTDSLTAELSEIYSYTEEPEFALNRDYFEEDFRSHVRGRRWIELGQEQQRAYVMRLLDALEVTDRDKRLKVARAILYLAQGVFDECDTDTDVIHWSRHNVFLLYDMGVFTALLELLSMEMDNNQACSSAVRKPAISLADSTELRVLLSIMYLMVETIRLQTEDDRPEWRTAREAFKTELGSPLYNGEPFSLLLFTMVTKFCSMNAPHFPMKKVLLLLWKTILFTMGGFEELQEMKVRGRERLSLPPLPEDSIKVIRSMRAASPPASAMELIEQQQQAKRGRRSRRSAFVDSLEGDSPFPKKQPLVKQDSLDTYNERDPFKNDDARDEEEDGEDADSGIEGEVDPLDRDVIIQPPPPPPPLRPPTERASLPKGLPWAPKVREKDIEHFLETSRNKFIGFTLGNDTETLVGLPRPIHESVKTLKQHKYVSIAEMQIKREEELQQCPMTLGEEDVDETPTEILYLGMLPNLSQYVIALLKLLLAAAPTSKAKTDSINILADVLPEEMPITVLQSMKLGIDVNRHKEIIVKAISALLLLLLKHLKLNHIYQFEIVSQHLVFANCIPLILKFFNQNIMSYISAKNSICVLDFPHCVVHEMPELTAESLEAGDSNQFCWRNLFSCINLLRILNKLTKWKHSRTMMLVVFKSAPILKRALKVKQAMMQLYVLKLLKIQTKYLGRQWRKSNMKTMSAIYQKVRHRLNDDWAYGNDIDARPWDFQAEECALRESIEKFNSRRYDKNQNGEFAPVDNCLQSVLGQRVELPEDFHYSYEMWLEREVFSQPIQWEGLLQQAQ
- the LOC109879107 gene encoding striatin-interacting protein 1 homolog isoform X2, giving the protein MQADEMEVPIINNINSNCNKQRPLPNGRDVFKNLLKDWESSMESPNLEFEYGDTDSLTAELSEIYSYTEEPEFALNRDYFEEDFRSHVRGRRWIELGQEQQRAYVMRLLDALEVTDRDKRLKVARAILYLAQGVFDECDTDTDVIHWSRHNVFLLYDMGVFTALLELLSMEMDNNQACSSAVRKPAISLADSTELRVLLSIMYLMVETIRLQTEDDRPEWRTAREAFKTELGSPLYNGEPFSLLLFTMVTKFCSMNAPHFPMKKVLLLLWKTILFTMGGFEELQEMKVRGRERLSLPPLPEDSIKVIRSMRAASPPASAMELIEQQQQAKRGRRSRRPLVKQDSLDTYNERDPFKNDDARDEEEDGEDADSGIEGEVDPLDRDVIIQPPPPPPPLRPPTERASLPKGLPWAPKVREKDIEHFLETSRNKFIGFTLGNDTETLVGLPRPIHESVKTLKQHKYVSIAEMQIKREEELQQCPMTLGEEDVDETPTEILYLGMLPNLSQYVIALLKLLLAAAPTSKAKTDSINILADVLPEEMPITVLQSMKLGIDVNRHKEIIVKAISALLLLLLKHLKLNHIYQFEIVSQHLVFANCIPLILKFFNQNIMSYISAKNSICVLDFPHCVVHEMPELTAESLEAGDSNQFCWRNLFSCINLLRILNKLTKWKHSRTMMLVVFKSAPILKRALKVKQAMMQLYVLKLLKIQTKYLGRQWRKSNMKTMSAIYQKVRHRLNDDWAYGNDIDARPWDFQAEECALRESIEKFNSRRYDKNQNGEFAPVDNCLQSVLGQRVELPEDFHYSYEMWLEREVFSQPIQWEGLLQQAQ
- the LOC109879107 gene encoding striatin-interacting protein 1 homolog isoform X4 — encoded protein: MQADEMESSMESPNLEFEYGDTDSLTAELSEIYSYTEEPEFALNRDYFEEDFRSHVRGRRWIELGQEQQRAYVMRLLDALEVTDRDKRLKVARAILYLAQGVFDECDTDTDVIHWSRHNVFLLYDMGVFTALLELLSMEMDNNQACSSAVRKPAISLADSTELRVLLSIMYLMVETIRLQTEDDRPEWRTAREAFKTELGSPLYNGEPFSLLLFTMVTKFCSMNAPHFPMKKVLLLLWKTILFTMGGFEELQEMKVRGRERLSLPPLPEDSIKVIRSMRAASPPASAMELIEQQQQAKRGRRSRRPLVKQDSLDTYNERDPFKNDDARDEEEDGEDADSGIEGEVDPLDRDVIIQPPPPPPPLRPPTERASLPKGLPWAPKVREKDIEHFLETSRNKFIGFTLGNDTETLVGLPRPIHESVKTLKQHKYVSIAEMQIKREEELQQCPMTLGEEDVDETPTEILYLGMLPNLSQYVIALLKLLLAAAPTSKAKTDSINILADVLPEEMPITVLQSMKLGIDVNRHKEIIVKAISALLLLLLKHLKLNHIYQFEIVSQHLVFANCIPLILKFFNQNIMSYISAKNSICVLDFPHCVVHEMPELTAESLEAGDSNQFCWRNLFSCINLLRILNKLTKWKHSRTMMLVVFKSAPILKRALKVKQAMMQLYVLKLLKIQTKYLGRQWRKSNMKTMSAIYQKVRHRLNDDWAYGNDIDARPWDFQAEECALRESIEKFNSRRYDKNQNGEFAPVDNCLQSVLGQRVELPEDFHYSYEMWLEREVFSQPIQWEGLLQQAQ